A segment of the Chloroflexota bacterium genome:
GTGCCAAGATGCACTTCATAGATGGAGATGGGCGATTGGAGGCTCTGGCGCTCTTTGCGGTTCGCCATCCATTCGTCGTCACGCCAGTCGAAATTGCGGAGGTCGGCCACGACCGAGGCGGTGTTGGGGCGCAGTTCCGAGGCAAAGCCGAACGGGTCGGTCTTGTTCACTACGTGGCCCCGATAGCGCGTTTTGAGTTCGTATTTGTAAATCTCGCCGGCGCCGAAGCCGGGCATGAACAACTCCCAGACGCCGCTCGCGCCGCGCGGCCTCATAGGATGCCGCCGCCCGTCCCAATTGTTGAAGTTGCCTACCAAGCTCACGCGCTCAGCCGTAGGCGCCCACACCGAAAAGGCCACGCCGGGCACGCCGTCCACTTCGGTAATTTGCGCGCCCATCTTCTCGTAAAGCTTGAAGTGGTTGCCTTCGTTGAACAGGTATAAATCCTGTTCGCTCAACACTGGTGGAAAGCGGTACGAGTCTTCAATGTCTTGAGAGCCGCCGCCGGGGAGGAACACCCGCAAACGGTAATGAAAGAAATCGGTTCGACCGGGGAAGACGGCTTCAAAAAATCCGTCGGGGTGCAGCCGGCCCATGGCCTGCTCGACGCCATCATCCGTCAACACCAACACTTGCCCGGCCTGCGGCTGGAACGTGCGCACCGCCAGCCCGTCGTCGGCCAGATGGATGCCCAACACATCAAACGGCGCGCCGTGGTAACCGCCGGCAATGGCGGCGATGGTTTCAGAAGATAGAGTCGTCATGTAATTACTGACCGGATGACAAGATGAAGGGGTGACAAGGTGAACACCAAATCACAAACCGCCTTGTAATCCTGCCACCTTGTCATCCGGTCATCCCCTCAGTTTCAATTACTCGCCCTCATCCGTTCCAGCCACGCCCGGCGAGTCCATCCGCACCACTTCGCCGTGATAGTTGACAACGATGCGGAAGCCCAACATGCCCAGCCATTGCCGCGCCTGCTCCGGCAGACCCTGATCCATCAGCTTGGCGAAGTTAGAATCAATGTTATTCAACGACGAGTCGATCATGGCCTTGCTGAATAGATCATCGGAACCCATCATTTGCAAAGCGCCCTGAGTCACCGCGTCGCGGTTTTCCATGATCTGGTCGCGCAATTCGGTGAGCACAGCCTTGTCAATCTCCTCAGCCGGCACGTGCCGCCGAAAGCCGTCATCGTCCACTATATAAAATGCTTCGCCGCCGACCGTCGTCGTTTCCACATTTTGATCGCGCTCGTCCACCACCAGCCCGCCGAACAATGCTGTTTTGCTCATGCGATATCTCCACAAATTAACGCAAAGGCACAAGGCTACAAAGTTTTCTTAGCGAAGCTGGGTGTCTTTGAGCCTTTGTGTCCTGGTGTTTACCTTGCGAATTGTACACGGAATACGACTATAATTGCGGCATCAATCAGGGAGGTTTTATGCTCAAAACCAAAGACGGCATCAACCTATTCACCCAGAGTTGGAAGGCAACCGACCCGAAGGCCATCGTCGTTCTCACTCACGGCTTCGGCGAACACTCCAGCCGCTACCCGCATGTTGGCAAAGCGTTGAGCCAGGCCGGGTACTCGCTTTACACCTATGACCTGCGCGGGCACGGCCAGTCGGGCGGGCCGCGCGGCCACACCCCGGCTTACGAGTCCCTGCTAGACGATCTCGAAGCCGTCATCGCCGACGCCAAAAGCGACCAGCCCGGCAAAAAAGTTTTCGTCTACGGCCACAGCATGGGCGGCAACATTACCCTCAACTACGCCCTGCGCCGCCCCTCCGGCCTGAGCGGAGTCATCACCACCGGCGCCTGGCTCAAGCTGGCCTTCGACCCGCCGGCCCTGCAACTGGCCCTGGGGCGGCTCATGGCCAACCTCATCCCGACCTTTGCCCAGCAATCCAATCTCGACGTTAACGCGCTTTCGCACGACCCGGCAATTAGCAAGGCCTACGCCGAAGACAAGCTGGTGCATAGCACAATCACAGCCAGACTGTTTGTCGAAATTGTCGGCGCGGGCGAGTACGCGCTGGCCCACGCCGCCGAACTTACCCTGCCGGTCTTGCTTATGCACGGCGGCGGCGACCTTATCATCAGCCCCGGTGGAACCCGCCAATTCCACGAACGGGCCACTGTCGCCGATAAAACCATCCGCATGTACGACGGCCTGTTCCACGAGATTCATAATGAACTGGAACAAGCCACCGTGTTCAAAGACATGATCGAGTGGTTGAACCGCCACTGTTGAACCTGACAATTGGCCGTGAAAAACCGGAGCAACGTCATTAGACTGCTCCCTTTTCTCACGGCATCATTTCATCACCTCAGACACCCGGTGTCTGGCTATCACTTTTTTGGAGGAAGCTTGTGACCAAGCGACAAGAACTCAGAGCAAGGCGACAGCGCGAATCGCGGCAGCGACAACTCTACATCATCGGCGGAATCGTGGTGGTGGCCGTCGCCATCGTAGGCTGGCTGGCTTACCAAAACTTCCGGCCCATCGGCACTTTCAAATCTGTCGAATCTACGCCCCCGCCCAACGCCGACGGCTCGGCCATCGGCAGCGCCGACGCCAAAGTCGTTCTGCAAATCTTTGAAGACTTTCAATGCCCGATCTGCCGCCGCTTCACCCAAGACATTGAACCGCGCATCTTGAATGACTACGTCTACACCGGCAAGGTTAGGTACGACTTCCGTCATTTCATCGTGATTGACGGCAACAAGGGCGGCAACGAGTCCCAGCGCGCCGCCGAAGCCAGCGAGTGCGCCGCCGAGCAGGGCTGGTTCTGGCCCTTTCACGATATGCTCTACACCAATCAAACGGGCGAGGCTGTGGGCGATTTTATTGACCGGCGCCTCAAGGTCTTTGCCGTTGACCTCAGCCTCGACAAAGCTAAATTCAATTCCTGTTTCGACTCGGGCAAATATCAGAACGTGGTGGCCGCCGATTTAATCGCCGCCCGCCAGAACGGCGTCACCGGAACGCCGACGATCATCATCCCTGGCAGTGTCCCGCTAAGCGGCGCTCAGGATTACTCAGTTTACCAACAAGCCATTGACGCCGCGCTCGCGGCGGCGGGCGGCTAGCGCCGGAAAACAGTGAACAGTAAACAGGAGCGGCGTTACCAGCCGCTCACTGTTTACTGGTCTCTATCGAGAATAAAGCCAAGACCTGTCAGGTCTTAGCCCAGCCCGCCCCCGGCCAGCACGGTTAAAATGTTGAGCAACGTCCCCATCTAGCCCCGCCCTCTTACTTGATAACAAGGATACGCATCTCGAACGTTGCCCACGAAAAATTTTCCCTTCGACTCGGCCTGCATGAACTGCTCGTGTACTTCAGGCGGCACGCCATCATATTGATAGGTCAGTTCATTCTTAAGCACGACTTCCAGCACCTTCGTACCGGCGTCATAACCAATGGCATAAATGAGGCTGGACTCTACTATGATGAGTCGCATCATTGCGCTCCTTTCAATTGCGGTCGTTCATCGTCGCGAACGCCTCAATTGCGAATAATCATAAACATCCCGAATATTCGCCAGAAAGTATCAGCCTTTTGACTCCGCCTTCAACAGCCCTTCATACACGTCGGGTGGCACATCGAAATATTGGTATGTGCCACCCGAATTGAAAATAATCTCGAGGATACGTTTCTGTTGATCGTATCCAACGGCATGGATCATGCTGGAGTCAACCGTTACCAGTTCCATTGGATTTCCCTTCTTTCCCGTTTTACGTTTCACTCATTATAATTGCCTTATGCTCAAAAACTGGCGACCTTTCCTCTTCGGCCTTTCCGTGGGCCTGCTGTCGGTTCCGCTCATTCTCGTCCTTAATCGAAGACAAACCAGCATCCCGATCAAACTTGCGCCGCCGCCGCCCACCCTCACGCCCGTGCCGCTTCGCATTCACGTCACCGGCGCAGTAAGAGCGCCAGGCGTGTACGAAATGCCGGCGGGCAGTATTTTGCAGGATGTCATCAACACCGCCGGCGGCCTCACCGAAGCCGCCTCCACCGGCCAACTCAATTTGGCCCAACTGCTCAAAGACGGCGAACAGGTTTTCATTCCTGAACTGCCGCCCACTCTGCCGCCGACTTCCACCTCGGCTCCCGGTCAGCCCACCTCAACACCTGCGCCGCAACCCACCGCCACCACCGGCGGCCTCGGCCAACTCATCAACATCAATACCGCCACTCAAACCGAACTGGAGACTCTGCCGCGTATCGGCCCCTCCATCGCCCAGCGCATCATCGAGTATCGCAACACCAACGGCCCGTTCAACACGATTGACGAGATCAAAAACGTCAAAGGCATCGGCGACTCCATTTTCAATGCTATTGCGCCGCTGATCACAGTCAAGTAACAATTCACAATGCTCAATGCACAATTGCCCATTATGAATTGTGCATTGTGAACTCCATGCTCCTTGCCCTCCGCTCCCTGGCCCTCCTCAAGCCCTGCTGTTTCGGCGATGTGATGCTCACCACACCTCTGCTTGGCATTCTGCGCCGGACCTATCCTCAGGCCCGCATTGATTTCATCGTCGGCTCGCACGCTCGCGCCGCCGTGCAAGCCAACCCGCTGATTGACAACCGCATTGATTGTGGCCGAGTCGGTCAGGGCGGCTACCCGCCAGCCGACATGCTGGCCCTCATTCGAAAACTTCGCGCCGGGCGCTACGATGCCATCTTTGTGCCAGACCGTTCACCGGCGCTGGCGCTGGCCGCTTCGCTGGGCGGCGCGCACTTCTCCATTGGCCTCAGCAGCGGCTGGCGCGGCCTGCCCTACAACTATCGCGTGCCGGTCTCGCCCGGCGACGTTCGCCACGAAGCCGATCTCTATCTCGATCTTGCCCGCGCCCTCAACATCTCCACCGAGTATGCCGCCGTCGAATACACCCCGCCTGCCGACGACCGCAAAGCCGCCCTTCACATACTTGAACAACACAACCTCTTTGATAAGGCGTTTATTTTGATACACCCCGGCGGCGGCCAGAACCCGGGTATGACCTTCCACGAAAAGCGATGGCCGCCGCCCAACTTCGCCCGGCTGGCGGCGCAACTCATGCGCGAGACCGGGTTGGCCGTCGCCCTGGTGGGCGGCCTGGGCGATGACCCGATCCTGGCCGCCGTCAAAGGCCTCATCAACCTCCCTCTCGCCGACTTTGGCCCGCGACCCTGGGGCCAGATTGGCGCGCTGGCCGAACGTTGCGCTTTGTACATTGGCAACGACACCGGCGCGACTCACATGGCGGTCGGCGCCGGGACGCGCGTGGTTATGATCCTCGGCCCCAGTGACCCGCGCCGCTACGCGCCTTACGGCCCGCGCAACTGGGTGAACTATGTTTGGCGCGAGTGGCGCGTGCCCGCCGCCGGGGTGAGCGCCGGAGCGCCCGGCTTCTCGTGGGATAATGGCGCGACTGTGGAAGATGTTTTTGAAACGGTGATGCATTTGCTGTATCTTGGCGCGCACAAACCATCTTGAAGAACCAAGCCAGAATCGTCAACGGATTTACCGGATTGAGCGGATTTGTTTCTTAATTCAATCCGGTAAATCCGCGCGAAGCGTCCGTTGACGAAAACAAACCACACTACCAGCTACTTTGCCGCGCAATTCCCGCCCACTCTCATGATCGCCAAATATCACATCGCCGTCCTCACCGAAACAATCGGCTCACATTTTTCACCCGCCGCTCTGGGGCAAATCATTGAAGCCAATCTTGGGCAGGACAGGGGCCTCAATCAACTCAAATGGCACGTTCATTTCGATAACTGCGCCTTTGCCAAAGGCCGGGCTTACGTCGAAGAACAGCATGCCCTCATCGCCGGAACCGACGACCCGGCCATCATGCGGGCCGCCTTTGGCCGCCTCAGCCACGCCATCCAGGATTTCTACTCGCACTCCAACTACGTTGACTTGTGGCTGGAATCCAACGGCGGCTTTGCCAACACCTGTCCCGAAGACATCAACGGCCTCGACCCGGCTCTGCTCAACCACCCCGGCCTGACTTCTGGCTACTTTTATTTGTGGCGCGACATCATATATTATTTGCCCATCGTTGATCGTTTTGCTAAAAAGCATCTGGTCTTTCCCGGCTCACACGAAGCCATGAACCTTGACGCCCCAAGCACCGGCCCCAAATTTCCCTATTCGATCATTGCCGCCAAACAGCGGACGTTGTCTGAGTATCAACGCGCAACACAGGCGCTCGGCCCGGAGCGCGCCGCCCGGTTTCACGGCGCTCTTTTGTAAGGGCGAAGCATTCGGAGCATTGTCTTGGCGAACGACCAGGCTAACATCCGAATGCTTCGCCCCTACTGACGCAATATAGGAACAAGATCAAGCCGCGCTTCACCATCCTCGACAACTGGGCCAAAGGCCGTTGCCCGGTATGCAACGCCTCGCCCCTGCAAATCGTCCGCGCGTCCGCCGCGCCCGATCAACTTGTCTGCCCCAAATGCGGCCTGGCCTGCGAGGTGGAAGAGGGCGGCTCGCGCATTCGCCCAAAGCAAGTGCCGGCCAGCCTCGGCCACCGGGGGCAGTTGGCGGCCAATATGTGGGTGACGGTTGACGAGCTACGGGCGCTGGCGCATCAAACGCCGCAAGCCGTTCAACCCACAGAGGCGGCTACCCCTGAGAGCGTCATCAGGCAAGCCCGGAAACTTTACGCGCTCGGCAACTCAGTCAGGCAGATCAAAACGATCCTCGAAGAGTCCAAAGCAACGCCCGATCAAATTGAAGCCGCGCTGGCCGAGGTGAGGCAACTGGATCGCAGGAAGCGCGAGAGCAACCAGCGAAGCCTGTGGCTGATGGGGAGCGCGGGCGCGATGTTCTTCTTGTTGCTGGCCGGGGTAGCCGCCGTGGTGGTGTTGAGGCCGGAACTGCGCCCCTCCCCGGCCACGCTCCGGCCCGGTGCGCCGGCGAATGGACAACCGCCTGCCGCCACTGCCGCGCCCGGCTTTCCAAATTTGAATCTGCCTTCGGTGATTCCAACCGATGCGCTTGCGACGGTAGCGGCCCAGCCGACAACGGGCGTGCAACAGGGCGTGGGGCCAGAGGCCAGTAAATGCCCGGTCACGCCTGTCAGCGCGGCGCGGTTGTTCGGCGGCGAGCCGGATTATTGGAGCGAGAACAACGACTTTGGCCGGGCGTGGGTGATGTTGGCCGCAAGCGCGCCGCTGACGATCCGAGTGCCGGCCAACATGTCGGCGGGTTATATGAGAATCAACGAAGGCCTGGAGATGATCTCGGTCGTCGGCCCGGCCACGCTGACTAACGTCAATTTTGTGACGATCTCATGTGAGCAGTAAAAGCATTGGCCCCCTCAAGTAATCAGCGTCCTGAGCGGAGCGGCGACCCTTCGGCTTCACTTCGTTCCGCTCAGGGTGCTACACTTGTGAGTAACACGATTGGATAAAATCACTTGCGAACAAAACTTTCTTGAAAGGGATAAACTATGATTGAAACTTCTCGCCCGCGTGGCCGCTACTTTGAAGAGTTCGCCGTCGGCGACAAAATTACCACCGCCGGACGCACCGTCACCGAAACCGACATTGTCGGCTTTGCCGGGCTGTCCGGCGATTTCAACCAGATTCACGTTGACGATGAGTTTGCCAAAGGCTCGGTGTTCAAGCAACGCGTGGCGCACGGCCTGCTGGGTCTCTCGATTGCCTCCGGCCTGGCGGTGCAGACCGGCTTCATGGAAGGCACGATCATGGCTCTCCGCGAGTTGCAGGAATGGAAGTTCAGCAACCCGATTTTCATCGGCGACACGATCCACGTTGAGATTGAGGTGCTGGAGTTGAAAGCCATGCCCCGGCTGGGCGGCGGGCTGGTGACGATTAAGTTGACGGTGAAGAATCAGAAGGGCGAGACGGCGCAACAGGGGAAGTGGTTGGCGTTGATGTTGAGTCAGCCGAAATAGAGGACAACGGATTCGGCGAATTCGGCGGATTACAGCCTCCCGAAGGTTGAGGAACCTTCGGGAGGTTGTGTTTATCAATGATCCGCTGTCGGCACGATCTCGATCAGCACCCAGGGCGAGCCGCCGATGAAGCAACCGTCGTCGGGGTCGCAGGCGGCGGGCGGCAGGACGAGTTTGTAGTTGCCCTGCGCGTCAACGGTGAGCGAGTGCGCTTCGCCTTGAGCGTCGAAGAGGGTGGCATTGACGGCGTTCGGCGTCGGGCGCAGTTTGAGAGTCACGGGCTTGTCGCCACGCGCCCAGGTCACGCGGGTGATCGCCCCACCCCGATCCAGCTTGACGATGAAGTAGTTGGGCTTATCGGTGAGAGTCGCGCTCCTGGCCGACGTGAAGTGGGTGGTGACGACGCGCAAGGCTTCGAGCGCGGGACGCGGCGAACCGTCGGGCCGGATGAGGCCGTAAGAATAAGGGTCGCCGCCCGGCAAAGCAGTGACAGGCGTCTCGTCAAAAAATTTGTAGACGGCGACCCGTTCGGCCCCGGCGGCCAACGCCAGAGCGTTGACCTGAATCACAAAGGCCGATTGTTGTTCCATCGTGACGGGCAACAGAGGCGGGTTCACCACCGGATACTTTGGATCGTCAACCGGCGGCGCATTGGTCTCATTCACCCAGATCGGTTGCTTCAATCCATATCCAGCTAAAATCCCACGATAGGCTTTGAGGATGATGTAAACGTCGTCGGTCTTGAAGTAGACGTGGGCGGTTGCCACGTCAAAATAGAAGTTGTGGCTGGCGGCCTCCGGGTCTTCGCCGATCCGTTCGAGCAGGCGGCTGAGGTAGAGCGGGCGGTTATTCACCACGTCATGCCAGTAAGTCATCCCAGCCAGGTGAATGACGGCGTCCGGGTCAACTTCTTTGGCAACGAGATACGCGGTCTTGAGCAGGCGATAGTAGTCGTCCACTGAACCGGCGAACTGCGCGCCCGTGTCTTCAATGGCGATGTCGGGTTCGTTCCAGATGATCCAGTGTTTGATCTGGCTCTTGTGCTCGGCGACGATGCGGCGCACGAAGTTAGCCCACAGGTTGGCCGGATCGTCGTAGGGCAAGTCCAGGCCGCGTGGCGGGCCGCCGATGGGAATGGTGTCGGTTGCCCAGCGCGGCGTGCCCATGAGAATCGCCGTCATCTCGCGGCCAGCGGATTCGGCGTCAACCAACCGTTGCGCTTCGTCGGCTGGCGCTTTCCACTCGTCCGGCCCGTTCGGCTGGCGCGCGTCCCAGCGGATGACCATGCGATCCCAGCCCAGACGCAAATCTGCCGCCTGCTCAGGGGCCATGTAGGCTTCAACTGCGCCGAAGCGCGGGTCAGGCGGGTCGGGCGGTTTGGCAGCGGCAAGCGTGCTGGTGAGAAGAGTGAGGCTGAGGAAGAGTTGAATGGCGCGGCGAGAGTTCACAACAAACCTTTGGGCATCAACAATGGGCCGGGTATAACTCAAACATTAGCAGAACGCTGTCAGTGTTTGGTCAAAGGTTTTGCAAAGCAGGCGATAACTGCTCAGAGAATAAAATCAGGACGCAGATTTCGCAGATGAACGCAGATAAAAAGATGCCAGCAAAAATCTGCGCGAAGCGTCTGCGTTTATCTGCGTCCAGTACTTGGCCTGAATAGCTACAGTCGGTGAAGTATAATCTTTGACGTTTGTCGTTTCACTCCCACACCTCCACACTCCCAAACTCAAATGCCTCACCTCATCCAACTCCCCACCCCCTTCCCGGTCGGCCCGGTGAATGTTTACCTGCTCGAAGGAGAACCGCTCACATTGATTGACTGCGGCCCCAAGCACCCCGAGACACTGGCCGCGCTCGAAGCCGGGCTGGCCGAACACGGCCATCGCCTCGAAGACATCCGCCAACTGATCATCACTCACCACCACATGGATCACGTCGGGCTGGCGAAAACCGTCGTCGAGCGTTCGGGCGCAAGCCTGCTCACCCATCCCTTCAACGTCCCCTACTTTGCAGATTACGAAGCCGAGCGCAAACGCCATCTGCCTTTCTAGAATCGGCTTGACGTACCAGAAGTCCACGTCCCACTTCTCCGTCTTGGCGAACAATTTCACTCCGTCGAACCGCCGACGCACGTTGGCCCATTCCAGCGGCGAAACCAATCGTTGGGCCCCATACGAAAGCTCCGCCCGCGCCCGAAGCGTCTGGTTGAATACATCCATCACATGAAGCGCATGGCGGCCCTCAAGCCGGTCATCACCTACCCCGGCCACGGCGAGCCGGTACACGACGTGCCCGCCCTGGTTCGCAAGCGGGTGGCCTTCCACCGCCGCCGCGCCGACAAAATCCACGACGTGCTTTGCGCTGGGCAACTCACGCTGTGGGAGCTTACCCGGCCCATCTTTCCCAAATTGAAGCGCGGGATGGATTATTTTCTGGCGCTGTCTGAGATTGTGGGGCATTTGGATATTTTGGTGGACGAGGGGCGAGTGGCGGCGAGTGAGGATGGAACGGTGGTGAAGTGGAGGGCGTCTTGAAGGTTCTTTCGAGAGCAGAGGTGAAGGAGGGTGGATTAGATTTTGCCCCTCCCCCACCCGGCTTGCGCTAC
Coding sequences within it:
- a CDS encoding lysophospholipase, translated to MLKTKDGINLFTQSWKATDPKAIVVLTHGFGEHSSRYPHVGKALSQAGYSLYTYDLRGHGQSGGPRGHTPAYESLLDDLEAVIADAKSDQPGKKVFVYGHSMGGNITLNYALRRPSGLSGVITTGAWLKLAFDPPALQLALGRLMANLIPTFAQQSNLDVNALSHDPAISKAYAEDKLVHSTITARLFVEIVGAGEYALAHAAELTLPVLLMHGGGDLIISPGGTRQFHERATVADKTIRMYDGLFHEIHNELEQATVFKDMIEWLNRHC
- a CDS encoding MaoC family dehydratase N-terminal domain-containing protein; amino-acid sequence: MIETSRPRGRYFEEFAVGDKITTAGRTVTETDIVGFAGLSGDFNQIHVDDEFAKGSVFKQRVAHGLLGLSIASGLAVQTGFMEGTIMALRELQEWKFSNPIFIGDTIHVEIEVLELKAMPRLGGGLVTIKLTVKNQKGETAQQGKWLALMLSQPK
- a CDS encoding KTSC domain-containing protein yields the protein MRLIIVESSLIYAIGYDAGTKVLEVVLKNELTYQYDGVPPEVHEQFMQAESKGKFFVGNVRDAYPCYQVRGRG
- a CDS encoding KTSC domain-containing protein, with the protein product MELVTVDSSMIHAVGYDQQKRILEIIFNSGGTYQYFDVPPDVYEGLLKAESKG
- a CDS encoding helix-hairpin-helix domain-containing protein, with product MLKNWRPFLFGLSVGLLSVPLILVLNRRQTSIPIKLAPPPPTLTPVPLRIHVTGAVRAPGVYEMPAGSILQDVINTAGGLTEAASTGQLNLAQLLKDGEQVFIPELPPTLPPTSTSAPGQPTSTPAPQPTATTGGLGQLININTATQTELETLPRIGPSIAQRIIEYRNTNGPFNTIDEIKNVKGIGDSIFNAIAPLITVK
- a CDS encoding glycosyltransferase family 9 protein translates to MLLALRSLALLKPCCFGDVMLTTPLLGILRRTYPQARIDFIVGSHARAAVQANPLIDNRIDCGRVGQGGYPPADMLALIRKLRAGRYDAIFVPDRSPALALAASLGGAHFSIGLSSGWRGLPYNYRVPVSPGDVRHEADLYLDLARALNISTEYAAVEYTPPADDRKAALHILEQHNLFDKAFILIHPGGGQNPGMTFHEKRWPPPNFARLAAQLMRETGLAVALVGGLGDDPILAAVKGLINLPLADFGPRPWGQIGALAERCALYIGNDTGATHMAVGAGTRVVMILGPSDPRRYAPYGPRNWVNYVWREWRVPAAGVSAGAPGFSWDNGATVEDVFETVMHLLYLGAHKPS
- a CDS encoding thioredoxin domain-containing protein — translated: MTKRQELRARRQRESRQRQLYIIGGIVVVAVAIVGWLAYQNFRPIGTFKSVESTPPPNADGSAIGSADAKVVLQIFEDFQCPICRRFTQDIEPRILNDYVYTGKVRYDFRHFIVIDGNKGGNESQRAAEASECAAEQGWFWPFHDMLYTNQTGEAVGDFIDRRLKVFAVDLSLDKAKFNSCFDSGKYQNVVAADLIAARQNGVTGTPTIIIPGSVPLSGAQDYSVYQQAIDAALAAAGG
- a CDS encoding MBL fold metallo-hydrolase; this encodes MPHLIQLPTPFPVGPVNVYLLEGEPLTLIDCGPKHPETLAALEAGLAEHGHRLEDIRQLIITHHHMDHVGLAKTVVERSGASLLTHPFNVPYFADYEAERKRHLPF